In Brachypodium distachyon strain Bd21 chromosome 5, Brachypodium_distachyon_v3.0, whole genome shotgun sequence, the genomic window CCAATACTGCAGAGTTTGACTCTAACCACACATGAAAAGGGCTAGTTTTCCTCGTTCTTCAGCCTCAAGCCATGTTTTGGTAGGCACCGGTAATAACCGAGCCTTACATCTCCATGGTAAAACTGATAAGACACACCAAGCAAGGAACGACAGACATACATAGCAGAGATTCTTACGGTACAAGGACAGAATTTACACCCCCTTGTAAATAAcatgctcagttcaaaaataTGGTTAGGCAGATCAACCTAGTCCCTGCTCTCTAGGTTTAAGAGGTTCCACAATTTCTCCAAAAACAGCACATCCATAAGCTTCAAACTCGTGGTGGATCTCCATGGTATTGGGTCACTGAACTCTGtcctctcccctcctcctcctatttCTCTCCTTGGTCTCCCTCTAACGCGCTCCCGAgacggcctccgcctcccaagccgccgccgccagacgACATGAAAGCGCCCAATCCCCTCCTCCTGCGCCACAAGAAGCCGGACTCTGTCCTACTGTACTGGGCCTCCATACCCATACGGAGGCCCGGCCCACATATTAAAATTTCCCGTGCCCGCTCCCGCTTATATCGTCCATCCCTCTCCCCTTTTCTCCCCTCCCCTTCCGCCATTGCTTCCTCTCTCCGAGCCCAAACGAGCACCGTCCTCCCCAAATTGACATCAACATCCTGACCGAAAGGCTCCACAAGAAGCACTAGGCCGCCGCTCCGCAGAAGGTTCTTGGGTGGGCGGTCTCTGCAAGAAGCACTTCTCCGGCCACTGCGCCGGACCAAAGAGGCGTCAGGCATCCATGGCTAAAAAGAGAAGAATCGTCAAGAACCCAGATGGGGGGATTGCGCCCGAACgcgtggagaagaagaaggcagcACCTCCCAACGCGCTCCCAAGACGGGGTCCCGATCCTTAAGAAATGCTGCCGGGGCACAACAAGAAGGGGTACCGATCGCCACCCCAAGAAAGGCAGCCGGAGGAGAGGCTGACCACGGCGGCGTGGCTGCGGGCTTTCTTGCACCGCTACCTGCCGGGCGGCTCCTCCGTGTCTTCAGACTTGGCGCTCCAGGCTTCTATGAGACCGCGGCTACCACCCGCGGCGCCGATCAAGACTTGCCGCCGGGGCctggagaggagaagaaggaaaccATTGTTATTCGGCCAGCCCTGCTGTACGGGGCTCCCCTGCACAATTCGGCACGGCATCAATGGAACCAGAGAGAATCGACTCAGCTGCTCGATCCTGGTCGTCCTACTATCGATCAGGTACGAATCAATGTGGATCCAACGCTCAATGTCAATCAAGAATACTACCGGTAGTATTCAGGGGTGCAATTGGTCGCTTCCGCTTGCCGTAGCATTTTCGCTTAGAGGAGACCGCGGTCATCTAACTGTCTCTTCTCTATACGTTTGGTCTATAGCATGCATGATTCGTCACTTGATTTTGAGTCCAAGGATTAAACATACCGGTGCGTGAGAAATTGGTTTCTTGATTTGAGTTAGGTTGTTGTAAATTGTCACCATGAATCCATGATCTTCTTACATCTTTGGTTTTGAAAAGTTTCTCGGTTTACATTTTCAGTTTCCGTTTGACCAGGCACCTAACATATGCAGGAGTAATACACCTGATCATCGACCCTCTTTTTCCATCTCGGCTAATACTAGCTACCGCTATAGTTCTGCTGGGGAACAGGGGGGCATTGCTATGCTTCTGACATGATTTTGTAACATGTGTCTATTAGTTTATAGACAAATTTTCTAGTTCACTATGCATTCTTTTTGTTGAGTTTATTTCATTACTCCTCTTACCATGGCTTAAATACTAAAAACAGATATTGAAGGATGACAGAACGACCGTTGATCCATTTCAAATTCAAGGGAACCATCAACAGTATCAACTAATGAGGCATGTAGAGATTTCGAGGTGGACCTAACACACTTACAAttgctcacaccttgttctccaccttcttcacttccttattctctactactcaaggtgtgaggcaagggcctctatttataggactacatggccattggatctttgacatgtgtcaaaatcttagccattgatacaaaatatctaaagccttccacacacttctacataaatatctaggtaccagaaggtttcctatttatttattttaaactcctattctagagtattccaaagcttctacataattcttcatgcatatctaaacactagaaggttccctcttttatttattttatattctagagtattccatagtaatgtcttctttcttgtaatattgagaacactctagaagcttgcattgtattctccaacactccccctcaatgCAAAGCTTCTTTGGTGACCATGCCAAGAGCTTCTCGAAATTTCTCAAACTTTGATTTGTTGAGACTCTTGGTGAGGATATCTGTAGTCTGGTCTTCTGTCTTCGTTGGCACCACCTCAATTTCCCCCTTAAGGACCTTTTCTCTGATCTTTTGGAGTTTGATGAAGGTCTTCCATCAATTGTTTAAGCCAGGTGCTTTCTTGTGCTGCCACTGCCGCTGATCGATATTCTGCTTCAGTACTTGACAGTGCCACTGTAGGTTGCCTTTTGTTGCACCATGTTATGGCTCCCGATCCAAGACTGAAGAGATATCCAGTGGTTGATCTCCGTGTATCACAATCTCCGGCATAGTCGGCGTCACAATAACCAATAACCtggcattcttttgttttcttatataGGATGCCATAATTTAAGGTGCTTTTGACATACCTGAGTATTCGCCTTATTGCATCAAGGTGAGGcttctttggtgtgctcatatATCGGCTTGCCACTCCAACGGCATAGGAAATATCTGGCCGACTAAGTGTCAGATAGATAAGACTCTCGACCAGTTGCCGATACATGGTTGCATCCTCCAAGTTCTTTCCTTTGTCTTCTTGAAGTCTTCTGTTAGGATCCATAGGAGTGGAAATAGGTTTGCAGTCAAGCATCCCATACCTCTTAAGAAGGTCCTTCGCATACTTTTGTTGGCCTAAGAATATCCCATTCTTAGTGTGCTCCACCTCAAGTCCAAGGAAGTGTCTTAACTCACCAAGTTCCTTCATTTGAAATCTCACGGAAAGATTTTCCCTTGTCCTTTCTATCTCCTCGGAGTAATTTTCCGTGATGATCAAGTCATCAACGTAGACTAGAACTATTGCTAGTCTTCCTTCCTTGTCCATCACAAATAAACTAGAGTCTGATGGAGCAACTTTAAAACCATTGTTTACTAGGAACTCACCGATCTTTCCGTACCATGCTCTTGGTGCTTGCTTTAGCCCGTAGAGTGCCTTCTTTAGTTTGCAGACATGTTCGGAGTATTTCTTGCTCTCAAACCCCTTTGGCTACTCCATGTAAATCTCCTTGTCAAGTTCTCCATGCAGAAAGGCAttcttgacatccatctgccacaACTCTCAAGACTTGCTGGCAGCCAATGCAAGCAAGACTCGAACTGTTGTGATTTTTGCCACCGGACTGAATGTTTCTTCGTAATCCAGTCCATACTCCTGCGAGAAACCTCGTGccacaagtcgagctttataccTTTCAATTGAGCCATCTGTTCGGGTTTTCACTTTGTAGACCCATTTGCAGGATATTGGCTTCACGTCCTTTGGCTTTGGCACTAAGTCCCATGTTTGGTTTTCCTTTAGTGTCTTAatctcttcttccatcgcCTTCTGCCACTCAGGGCCTCGTGCTGCTTCTTCATAGGAAGATGGCTCAATAGGTAAAGACTCATCGGCAAGAGCAGCATTAGCGTACCTTGGATTGGGCTTCCTGGGTCTTGTTGATCTTCGAAGTTCTTGATCATGCTCCTCGGTTTGTGGCTCTTCAGGTTGGTGTATGCCAGTCTTCCACGGACTCTTGGTCTTACTTGGTGAGCTCCTTTCTCCTTCACTTGGGGTTTCTAGCTTCTGAtctatttcttcttctataaCCTCCTCCACGTCAGGTGATTCAGgaatctcttctttcttagGGGACCACCATGaagaagcttcatcgaacACAATGTTCCTTGAGGTGTGACACTTACCTGTGGTTGGATCACAGCACCTCCATCCTTTTCGAGCATCATCGTAACCAACGAAGATGCACCTCTTCGCCTTCTTTTCAAACTTGGTTCTTAGGTGATCTGGCACAAAGATATAGCATACGCAACCAAATACCTTGAAGTGGCTGATGGCTGGTTTCATCCTCCAAAGCTTCTCATGTGGTGATTTGAACCCCAACCTCACTTGTGGTAGCCTATTAATCACATGAGTTGCAGTCCTCGTACACTCGGCCCAGAATCTTCCAGGAACATTTTTGGCATGCAACATACTCCGACAAGTTTCCGCAAGGTGACAATTCTTGCGGTCCGCTACTCCATTTTGTTGTGGAGTATTAGGGCAAGTTAACTGCctttttatcttatttttcttgagaTAGATGGTGAACTCATTGGATAAATATTCTCTCCCATTGTCAGTGCGTAGGCACCGTATCTTATACTCGAGTTCACCTTCTATCATATCCTTAAATTCCTTAAATTTCATGAAGGtctcagacttctccttcataAAGTATACCCAAACGTATCTTGAGAAGTCGTCGATGAAGGTCACCATGTATCGCATGCCTCCAAGTGATATTTGCTTGACTGGGCCAAAGACATCTGAGTGTATGAGCTCTAGAGGTACCTTTGACTGATGCTACGACTCCTTGTATGGCAATTGGTGGGCCTTGCCATACTGACATCCAGCACAGACCGTGTCTGTACGGATATCAAGATCAGGAAGCCCCTTCACTACGTGCTTCTCCGTCATCTCCTTCAACTTGTGGTAGCTGACGTGTCCAAGCCGCGCATGCCAAAGATCAGCTGTCTCATTCTTCCGAGTCTTGTCTACGTATGCTGACTCAGCAGAGAGCACAAAGAGTGAgtctctctttttcccttccatgatgggtgtgccgatcaccttgaGCCTTCTGAAGATTGCTACTTCTTGTGGACCAAACAGAACATACTTCCCTTCTGCTGTCAGTTGAGGTACTGACAACAGATTCTTCTTCAAGCCTGGGACGTGATAGACTCTCTCAAGTTGGAGTTGTTGAGGACCATATCTTGGAACGGCTGTCTTTCCAACATGGGAAATCGATAGCTTGGAGTTGTTGCCTGTCAGCACCATTTTTCCTCCCTTGTACTCGGTCATATCTTGCAGCTTGTTGTCATCATTAGTCATATGGTTGGAGCACCCAGAATCAACGATCCAATCATCTTTATAGTTGATTTTTGGATCCTTGATTGCTGCAAGGGCTGGCGCCTCCATGTtctcctccaactcttcttcatccgTTGCAAAGACTGGTGGCTCCATGTCTtcctccaactcttcttcatccatcgCAAAGGCTGGTGCCTCCATATCTtcctccaactcttcttcatccattgCAAGGGCTGGCACCTCCATGTCTTCCTCCAAGTCTTCTATGTCAACCTCTTGAGAGTATCCAGCTTCGGCGTCCCATTCTTCTTCGCTCATGGATGCTTCTAGAGTgatctcctctttctcctttgtgGTGGCCACATTCCCTTCATAACGCCTTCTTGGATATCGACATTCTCGAGTAAGGTGACCTTTCTTACCACAATTGGAGCATCCATCATTTGACCTCCTTGGAAATCGGCATTCTCAAGCAAAGTGACCTGCCttgccacaattgaagcatcCATCACTTGGTCTCCTTGCATTCTTCTCGTACCATTTTGGTCCTTGTCTTTCTCGTTGGTCTCCCCCTGAAGAGTTGCTTCTCTCCTTTGGATGTTCTTTCCCACCTTCTGTCCACTTAGGCTTGGGTTTCCATTGTTTTTGGTGTGGGCTCTTCTTCTTAGTGAAAagtgcctcctcttcttcctttatggttATGCTCCCCATCTTCTTAGCTAACTCCTCTTGATTTACCAATAAATTCTCAAACTCCACTACTGAAGGTGGAGTAGGCCATCCCATCACCGCAGCCATAAACCCATTGTATTCGGGTCTAAGACCGTGGATGATGATTCTCTTCATCCGAGCCTCGCTCCTCATCCGGGGCAAGTTGGGATATCTCACGGCAAATAAACTTCACCTTCGAAAAATATTGACTGATGGATAGATTGCCTTGTGAGATACCTGCGAGCTCATTTTCCAAGAGCTGGAGTCGTGCTTCATTTTTCCTTGAGAATAGCTTCGCCAAAGTCTCCCATGCCTCCTTAGGTGTCTTCTCATCACGGATGTGCTCCAATAGGTCCTCTTCGATGGTCGTCTTCAATACAAACATGGTCTTCCCTGACTTGATCTTCCATTTCCGCAAGGCATCAGCATTCTCTGGAGGAAATGCTTCGGTGCCCGCAACGACCTCCCATAGGTCCTGACCTTGTAGGTAGAACTCCATGCAGGTCTGCCAATAGCCATAGTTGTGGCTATTAAGCTTCCTGATCCCGCTGCTTGAGCTAGCAAGATCCGCCATGGTGACTTGCGCCCAGCGTCAAGTAAGCTTTGGTCCCGGACCAGCTTCACAGTCCCAGACTGTGCACCAGCAGAGTCTCCCCTCAGCGCCTTCTTGTTGCACCAAACAAAGCAAGCACCCCGTGcttacaactcttcctccaaaTGACAGTCCCGGACCGcctgctctgataccaactgTAGAGATTTCGAGGTGGACCTAACACActtacacttgctcacaccttgttctccaccttcttcacttccttattctctactatttatttattttaaacttctattctagagtattccaaagcttctacataattcttcatgcatatctaaacactagaaggttccctcttttatttattttatattctagagtattccatagtaatgtcttctttcttgtaatattgagaacactctagaagcttgcattgtattctccaacaAGGCAAAACGTCAAAAGCATCACACTCGACATGGACATATGCTCTGTATGCTATATTGAGAAGACCCACCAGAGGTCCAATCCCGACCGGATTAGAAATAACAATGTGAGTATTATACATAAATTGTCATTTCACGCTTACTCATCTCAACCGTCATTGCTCAATTTGACTTTTTATTCACAGATGGAGAGTCATTTCGATCATCTTCATTTCGACCATCGAGGAAAGGTGAGGTGCCGTCACTGCGAGGCGATGTTTCTCACTCGGCATCTTGAGTGGCATACACTCCATTGCCACCCTTAGATCATTGCAGCGAATTAAAATTCTGGTATGTCACTTAAGCTCCAAATTAAGTTCATATAGTTGCATAGATGCAGAACAAAATGGATGTTGGGTGGGCACCTCTCATATGTTCACtgtgtgtttttgtttcaGGGTATGTGCTTCGGCTAGTTGACACAAAGGTTCCAGTTTTTAGTAAAGCCCCTGCTTCTGGGTGTTTGGCGGGAGTCCAAGGATTAAACAAGGAGTCGTCTGCCTGCAATTAGCGATCACCACTGGAGTAGCAGGGTAGCattttatgtttttgttttggtcaAGGCAAATGCAAAGTTTTGCAAATTGAAAGGGTGCAGGAGCCCCCACATAAGTTCCCTTTCTAATCTGTTTGCTCAACTGTATGGATAAGCACGGACATTGATTCAGGATAATTTTGTACTTGTGCTGATTCCTGAATTCTTAATTTTCATGCAGCCCACtttaattagtactccctccgtcccataattcttgtcgttgttttagttaacgacaagaattatgggatggagggagtacaaagtaGCTGCTTGCTCTCTCATTTTTTGTTCATATAACTAGATAATTTTTGGTTCTCAGCCAAAAATAAGTACTGATATATATTTTAGATTCGAGCTTTTCAATTTGGTCCTGCAGATCCTAATGATGCTTCAAAGATGTTAATGATATCATGATGCTTCTTATAGCCTTGGTATGTGAGCAACCGAGCACAAATGCAAAATCGCGAATTAAATGATGAGAAAAGTACATTTTTGCTCCCTCACCTTGCCGGAAAGCACGGAACACATCcctcaacttttttttgtatacCTTTGGTCCTCCGACTTTCAAACCGGACACAATATCCCTCTTCCCGCCCGATAGCGGTTTTGTGGCCACGATGGTCCGATTTTGCCCTTCGACTTACCACGTCCGGAAAAAAGTTGAGGGACGTTTTGCGTACTCTCTTAAAtgattgataaaaaaaacgtTTCTAACTAGTGTATGTAAACATATGTGCTGATGATCTTAGTCATTTGTGCAAGTTTGGCAAGCCTCAGATCAGAGTTGGAACTTGTCAGCTTTTGACCTCAATGAACACATGGCAGGAATGAAGTGTAATGAGTTGTAGAAGCTTACTGCACCCATAACGATATTTTGAAGCTGTGAAGTGACCACATATAGTTTGTTCCTCTGATTAGTTGGGCAGGTATTATGTAAAAACAAGACCTCCACTGAAACACATGTATTTTCCAGCAAAATAATTGGAGCCTGCCACCAAATGCTTCTCTCATGAGCATGCAAATTAAACAGGATTAGTACTAGCAACCTTAAATCTTCAGGCCTATGCTCCTTTGATTGGTTGGTCAAGTATCATGCAAGCACAAGTATCCCCAAGCTGGGGAACTGGCTTATGGTCACTTCAGTTCAGATAAAATAAGAGGCCtcataaaataaacaaataaacaaGTATAACTCTGTACATATTAGGCTTATGCTTCCGTATTCTTATTAGCAATAACCACGCTGGTTAAAAATGCTACATTTCTGACCAACGGTGATTAAATGCAACCATAAATGAATAACAAAATCTCAAACGAAATGACTGATGCACGTGTTGTATACATGCAGTGACAATACAAAGAAGGATAACCTCTGCAGGTCGGCATTGTCTCTTTGTACTGCAGTATAAGGAAATTACATGGAAAAGGAAAGCCAAAAAGGATTAGTTGCACAACAACACTATTTGGTCACCGTGATTAGAGCTCAACCATGATAGCAGATCGAAAAGCCCGTAGCTACAGGTTAAAAATGCTACATTTCAGAGCAACCAtaaatagaaaaacaaaagctcaAACGAAATGACTGATGCACGTGTTGTATACACGCAGTGACAATACAATGAAGCAAATATAAGCGGCTCGCAGGCACGCCTGATTACAAACTTGTGAACTCTAAACTGGTGTCGGGCTCAGTTTTGTAAGTGTGGGTGTTATCCATATGGGAGCGGGCAAGTTGGACCGAAACTGAGGGGGTAAAAGATCCTCTCTGCTGTTATTTGCCAAGTCAAAGACTACAGTATAATAGTTCAGGTATGCGAAATCTGTAATAAATTCGACATCTCTAAGGGTACAGTAGACATGATTTGCCTTTAACTGTGGATATTCTTTAGCACCGAGACAAAGTGATGATTGGTTATGCCCAGGAACCAACACATGATCATCCAAGCTTATTTTCACAAGCTTTTGAGCTGCGGTATCAACTTTAAATATGTTAATCATCTCAGTATCTTCTTCACACCTGTCTGCGTCTGGTTCCAACCGAACTTGCAGCAGAGCACCACAAGGAGAATGAACAATATAAATATACTCACAGCCATCAATTGGATCCCCTTCGATGATTAATTTTGCTGTGATAATAGGGCCTCTTAGATCGATGGCGAAAATTTGTCCGGGTCTAGCACTAGCATAAAGCAGACCATCCTTGTAGGCACAGTCTTCAAAACTTTTATTGGGCAGACCATCCTTTGGTGACAGCCAGGTCCACTTGTCATCCCCTAACCAAGCAAATGAAAGCTGTGCAACTGGTTTGTGGATGAGTACCACGATATAACCTTCTGCAAGTGTGTCATAAAAAACAAATGCCTTGCAATCGAGGTGTTCCCGCAGCTCACTAAGATCAAGGGTCAAAGCTAGATCCGTAAAGGTAAATCGCATGAGACGATACTTGCATATGGCACCTGATTCATCGAGGATGGGTGTCACATGCTCAAGGGTGATCACAGATGGAAGAGCAAACTGTTCCCCAGTGATGGGATTGAGAAGGTGCATCTCAGACCTATAATCAGCAATAACCATATCCCCTCTGCCAGCCAAGGCTAACAGGCAAAGCACTCACCGGCGGCAGGTGATACGAGGAATAGCAGCAGCACGGCCGGCGCATCCGACGGGGGGATATGGTTCTGCGGCGTGGGGCAGATTTGATCCGGATCGGGAAGACGGCAGATATCGTTGGAGGCTTCCACGGCGGCAGGACTGGGCAAGAGGAGGTTGCGACGgtgggacggcggcggcctgtgAAATTCCCCTCTTTCTTGTCTTGTTAAATACGGAGTCGACAGAAGGCTGTTTTAACTGAAACAACACCAGCCAGCCTGAACTGACACTTGACTCTCAGCTGCAGCCTTAACACTCATCGTTGGGTGGTATAGCTATATATGCTGGCGTTGCATTCTTCCTTGGACCTTGAGGTTACTTTCCTTCCAAATTTCGCCAAACCATGGACAAATCACCAGTAAAGCCTATTGTTTTGTTCACTACAGGTCATGCATCATTTGTCAGTTGGTTTTATACGCAGGAATGACGCTTCAAATAACCAGTCTCTTGCTTACCAGGAATGGCTACTGCTTGTGATCAGTCTTTGATTGAACATCCTTGATTCATGTGACGTGGTTTAGTTCATTTTCTGGTGATGATGATATGCTAGGCGGGAGTCTGGGAGGACGTGTGATTGTTTACCAGTGTGTTTGGCGTAGGGCCCTGGAATTTCTTGATTTAATTAGTTagatcatggcatgattttgggAATCGAGAACATTTGTAGACGATCGGGCTCTCAGGTTCCTCAAGAGGTCAAGAGCATGAACGTGAAgacgaggggggggggggggttctgCTCGACGTTGTCTGGACATAGATTGACGACAGAGATGAATTTCGAAGACCACACAACTTAGATCATTAATGTTCTCAAGGTTAGCAGATTCTGTGTGCTGTCCGTGCAATTCTTCGGGGGGTAGCTTTTAGCATGTTATAAGAGACATACTGGAAGAAGGTGTTGTTCGTGATTATATATGATGTGAGATCGGTTCTTAAGCTATGCAGTCATACTGAGTTTTATTTACAGCAGATATGATGCTGGTTCAATTCCAAAAGGGGAAAGTGAAACCCTGCCTTATTTTTTGGAAAATAATCTTCTTAAGGTGAAAGctgttcatgttttttttttaccttgaAGGTGCTTTTGCTTgcatttcttcctttttgctTCTTCTCAAATGATACATTTCCCCCCAGAACTTGGTTAAATCTGAATGACATGACCCAACAAAGTTTGCTCTGCTTCCGGTCAGACGATTTAATCGGTAATAGAATTTTTTTCGATTATTGGTTTCAGCAGGTGTCCTGTTTTCCTTcaaattttgttgattttgcaGAGAGATGGATTGATGACAATCCCCCATGTCACTAGAGTACAGTTCTGGTTTATTTCTTGGCCCTTGTTTTTTACATGTATGGCCTCTACTGCAGTTAAAGGCACTTGTGCAGTTGTATATGGCATTAACAAAATTATTACTAAAGCAACATCTGTATTTTGTGCAGTATCTGCAAAGGATTTTCTTGAAAATCATCTAGCAGGATCTCAAGTACAATTTATGTTTGATGGAAAAGAAAGTTCTGAATAGCTGATCTCATGTTGATCCTGGTACATTCTGAGGCCGGGATCAACTATATACCAGGTAAACATCATTTGTTCATTCTTTTTGTACATGGTAGCGCTGGTTCATTTCTGCCATGCACATTTATCAGAGAAGGTTGGGTTATTTTGGAAAGCAACACTGAAGATCTATCCAACTAAACTTCTACAGGGATAAAAAGATCAAAACTCCCTTTCAATGCGCTCTGTCCGTTGTGTGATCAAGCGCCGGAGACCATGGCCCATCTCCTCCTGCATGGCCGGAGACCGGCGCATCCGACAGGGGGATATGGTTCTGTGGCGTGGGGCAGATTTGATCCGGATCTAGAGGCTTCTAGGGCGGCAGGACTGGGCAAGAGGAGGCTGCGATGgtgggacggcggcggcctgtgAAATTCCCCTCTTTCTTGTCTTGTTAAACACGGAGTACAACAGGCAACCACGAGTCGACACAAGGCTGTTTTAACTGAAACAACACCAGCCAG contains:
- the LOC100840695 gene encoding uncharacterized protein LOC100840695 produces the protein MVIADYRSEMHLLNPITGEQFALPSVITLEHVTPILDESGAICKYRLMRFTFTDLALTLDLSELREHLDCKAFVFYDTLAEGYIVVLIHKPVAQLSFAWLGDDKWTWLSPKDGLPNKSFEDCAYKDGLLYASARPGQIFAIDLRGPIITAKLIIEGDPIDGCEYIYIVHSPCGALLQVRLEPDADRCEEDTEMINIFKVDTAAQKLVKISLDDHVLVPGHNQSSLCLGAKEYPQLKANHVYCTLRDVEFITDFAYLNYYTVVFDLANNSREDLLPPQFRSNLPAPIWITPTLTKLSPTPV